The Candidatus Hydrogenedentota bacterium genome includes a region encoding these proteins:
- a CDS encoding class I SAM-dependent methyltransferase, with protein sequence MIGVWLRRYAEKDGRGYPDWAMRYAPIVRRLRRIRPAVPCIVEIGANANGFARFARRPVIAVDREPVHLREARAAQSIFAVAADACALPFAAGSADVCVCVDTLEHLPSESRAEALREMVRITAHDGVAVVAFPSGGAAARVEADIRAAYRKLTGATIPWLEQHAALGLPDTGSVRANLAECAPNRRIAVEANTPVCVWRWMWRILLCGWPGRGNALFQALLRLLTPVLTRWHAGTCYRSVLWLEPETDRD encoded by the coding sequence ATGATCGGCGTATGGCTGCGGCGATATGCCGAAAAGGACGGACGCGGCTACCCGGATTGGGCGATGCGGTACGCGCCCATTGTCCGCCGGCTGCGCCGAATCCGTCCGGCCGTGCCGTGCATTGTGGAGATCGGCGCGAATGCAAATGGTTTCGCGCGATTTGCGCGGAGACCCGTCATCGCCGTTGACCGCGAGCCTGTCCATTTGCGCGAGGCGCGCGCCGCGCAGTCCATCTTTGCGGTGGCCGCCGATGCGTGCGCGCTGCCCTTTGCCGCGGGAAGCGCGGATGTATGCGTCTGCGTGGATACACTCGAACATCTGCCCTCCGAATCCCGCGCGGAGGCCCTTCGCGAAATGGTCCGCATCACGGCGCACGACGGCGTGGCCGTCGTTGCGTTTCCATCCGGCGGGGCCGCCGCGCGCGTGGAAGCGGACATCCGCGCCGCGTACCGAAAGTTGACCGGCGCGACGATCCCGTGGCTCGAACAGCATGCCGCGCTTGGACTGCCCGACACCGGATCCGTGCGCGCTAATCTCGCGGAATGCGCGCCCAATCGCCGAATTGCGGTTGAAGCGAATACGCCGGTGTGCGTGTGGCGCTGGATGTGGCGCATACTGCTGTGCGGATGGCCCGGACGAGGCAACGCGTTGTTTCAAGCGCTGTTGCGGTTGTTGACGCCCGTCCTGACGCGCTGGCACGCGGGAACGTGTTATCGGAGTGTACTCTGGCTGGAACCGGAGACAGATCGGGATTAG
- a CDS encoding glycosyltransferase family 2 protein has product MPRMDDERVSVVIPSWNGKELLAECLKSLNMQTYRSYGVTVVDDGSSDDTDAMLRWHFPEVRRIRFKENRGFCVAVNEGIRQTDGDLILLINNDVTVAPHFISRLVEAAETSNAAMFAPLILWRDSPTIVYAAGDLQRAGGRPESAGFRVPLDGFRFPQTIFGVTAAAALYRRTLFDAVGLFDPVFGAYFSDSDLCFRARLAGFDARFVREAIAYHVGSASLGSSTLKRTRECYVNHALLIAKDMPAPLIARHFPAIAWERLHQARRLFSATRNDHGAVGAVRSLAAAWLDLIRKLPHALRERRKIQRARKIPLRRLEKMLVK; this is encoded by the coding sequence ATGCCGCGCATGGACGACGAACGAGTCAGTGTCGTGATTCCTTCCTGGAATGGGAAGGAATTGCTGGCGGAATGCCTCAAGTCGCTGAACATGCAGACCTACCGCAGTTACGGCGTCACGGTCGTGGACGACGGATCGTCGGACGATACCGACGCGATGCTCCGCTGGCATTTTCCGGAAGTCCGACGCATTCGTTTCAAGGAAAACCGGGGATTTTGTGTCGCGGTCAACGAGGGTATCCGTCAAACGGACGGCGATCTGATCCTGCTAATCAACAACGATGTGACCGTCGCCCCGCATTTTATTTCACGGCTCGTCGAGGCCGCCGAAACGTCGAACGCGGCGATGTTCGCACCGCTGATCCTCTGGCGCGACAGCCCGACGATCGTCTATGCGGCAGGCGATTTACAGCGCGCGGGGGGGCGCCCGGAATCGGCCGGTTTTCGTGTCCCGCTGGACGGTTTCCGATTTCCGCAAACGATATTCGGCGTGACGGCGGCGGCGGCCTTGTACCGGCGAACGTTGTTCGATGCCGTCGGACTCTTCGACCCGGTTTTCGGCGCCTATTTTTCGGACAGCGATCTCTGTTTCCGTGCGCGTCTGGCGGGATTCGATGCCCGGTTCGTGCGCGAGGCCATCGCGTACCACGTCGGTTCGGCCAGCCTCGGAAGCAGCACGCTCAAGCGCACGCGAGAATGTTATGTCAACCATGCGCTGTTGATCGCGAAAGACATGCCCGCGCCCCTGATCGCTCGGCATTTCCCCGCCATTGCGTGGGAGCGACTGCACCAGGCGCGCAGGCTTTTTTCCGCCACGCGAAACGACCACGGAGCCGTCGGCGCCGTCCGATCGCTGGCCGCGGCATGGCTAGACCTGATCCGAAAACTACCGCACGCCCTCCGTGAACGCCGTAAAATTCAGCGGGCGCGCAAAATACCCCTCCGCCGGCTTGAGAAAATGCTCGTGAAATGA
- a CDS encoding DUF1559 domain-containing protein, which yields MHQKGFTLIELLVVIAIIGILAAILLPALARAREAARRSSCQNNLKQFGIVYKMYSGESQGQAFPACSPYVNMFMNGMTIFSAARAASIYPEYLSDLNVSKCPSDSGNDGAGQYVAARLPDSGGFPDWINAARAAGDRVSEDYFLCGLLGRSYVYKGYACVNIREYYGVWGAMGARAPYAQVAIVSGVGSVRLKDFGNDIALDEGTWPSNVDRTKADGSGGGNKVLKLREGIERFFITDINNPAASAQAQSILPVMWDTYGSFANAASTGGGAVFNHVPGGCNVLYMDGHAAFIRYPGDFPIVNDAGVLLENSHFGLY from the coding sequence GTGCATCAAAAAGGCTTCACCCTCATCGAACTGCTCGTGGTCATTGCCATCATCGGCATTCTGGCGGCTATTCTGTTGCCGGCGCTGGCGCGAGCCCGCGAGGCCGCGCGCCGGTCGTCGTGCCAGAACAATCTCAAGCAGTTCGGCATCGTGTACAAAATGTATTCGGGCGAAAGCCAAGGACAGGCATTCCCCGCCTGCTCGCCTTACGTCAACATGTTCATGAACGGGATGACGATTTTCAGCGCAGCGCGCGCGGCTTCCATCTACCCCGAATATTTGTCGGACTTGAACGTGTCGAAGTGTCCTTCGGATTCCGGCAACGACGGGGCGGGACAATACGTGGCCGCACGCCTGCCCGATTCGGGGGGGTTTCCGGATTGGATAAACGCGGCGCGCGCGGCGGGCGACCGCGTTTCGGAGGACTATTTTTTGTGCGGCCTGCTGGGGCGATCCTACGTTTACAAAGGATATGCCTGCGTGAACATCAGGGAGTACTACGGCGTGTGGGGCGCGATGGGGGCTCGGGCGCCGTATGCCCAGGTCGCCATTGTGAGCGGCGTGGGATCGGTGCGTCTCAAGGATTTCGGAAACGATATCGCCTTGGATGAAGGCACATGGCCGTCGAATGTTGATCGGACGAAGGCCGACGGTTCGGGCGGCGGCAACAAGGTATTGAAACTGCGGGAGGGCATCGAGCGGTTTTTTATCACGGACATCAACAACCCCGCGGCCTCCGCACAGGCCCAGAGCATCCTGCCGGTCATGTGGGACACCTACGGTTCGTTCGCCAACGCGGCCAGCACGGGCGGCGGGGCCGTCTTCAATCACGTTCCGGGCGGATGCAACGTGCTGTATATGGACGGCCACGCGGCGTTCATCCGTTATCCGGGCGATTTTCCCATCGTGAACGACGCCGGCGTGCTGCTTGAAAACAGCCACTTCGGGTTGTACTGA